The following proteins are co-located in the Micromonospora viridifaciens genome:
- the secD gene encoding protein translocase subunit SecD: protein MRPGRQLAVLGLIFVVLYLLVFFAGGASGGWKDRLEPRLGLDLVGGTRLTLEATNSVDGKPPTAANLEEARQIIENRVNAYGVAEAEVVTEGNRNIVVSLPGQNRDLTDVGSAAELRFRKVLKATDGSGATAAPAAPSASATPAPSGSASPAPSGSATPQPSGSAAPQATASPSTGGQGGMVPTPSASAAAPTPSASPSAAAPSPSASAEPVPQSVEEQRKAVEQKVGPDAWAAATGLKAPADVTADPALAEKLKPFGTLSPQEIAVLPVDLQFNVPTISCAQLDKRPPASIKQEKQQAVACEAGAKYLLDEAKVVGTDVKNASAQLDEASAWVVSLNFTSKGQEKWTALTRESFTNEGQACDATALGQGGKCRVAVVLDNEIISSPEIQAVLTGDSQITGSFDSESANKLASQLRYGALPVTFHQAEAQNVTATLGDSHLKAGLLAAGIGMLLVIIYSFFYYRLLGSVIFLSLVLSGLLVFGSLVVLGRSIGFTLTLAGLAGMIVSLGVAADSFVIYFERLKDEIREGRSPRSAVPRAWIRARRTIISANAITLMSAVVLYIVSVGAVKGFAFALGLATVLDLVVVFLFRHPIMTMFARTRAFLSPRVSGLGRALPPRSVEQATARTRVKEA from the coding sequence ATGCGCCCCGGACGGCAGCTCGCCGTGCTCGGGCTCATCTTCGTCGTCCTCTATCTTTTGGTGTTCTTCGCGGGCGGTGCCAGCGGTGGCTGGAAGGACCGGTTGGAGCCCCGGCTCGGCCTGGACCTGGTCGGCGGCACCCGGCTGACGCTCGAGGCCACCAACAGCGTGGACGGCAAGCCCCCGACGGCCGCCAACCTCGAGGAGGCGCGCCAGATCATCGAGAACCGGGTCAACGCCTACGGCGTGGCCGAGGCCGAGGTGGTCACCGAGGGCAACCGCAACATCGTCGTCTCCCTGCCCGGCCAGAACCGGGACCTGACCGACGTCGGGAGCGCCGCCGAGCTGCGCTTCCGCAAGGTCCTCAAGGCCACCGACGGCAGCGGCGCCACGGCCGCCCCGGCGGCTCCGAGCGCCAGCGCCACTCCGGCCCCGTCCGGCAGCGCCAGCCCGGCCCCGTCGGGCAGCGCGACGCCGCAGCCGTCCGGCAGCGCCGCGCCGCAGGCCACCGCGTCGCCGAGCACCGGCGGGCAGGGCGGCATGGTTCCGACGCCGAGCGCCAGCGCCGCCGCGCCGACCCCGTCGGCCTCCCCGAGTGCCGCCGCGCCGAGCCCGAGCGCGAGCGCCGAGCCGGTGCCGCAGAGCGTCGAGGAGCAGCGCAAGGCCGTTGAGCAGAAGGTCGGCCCGGACGCCTGGGCCGCCGCCACCGGTCTGAAGGCCCCCGCCGACGTCACCGCCGACCCGGCGCTGGCCGAGAAGCTCAAGCCGTTCGGCACCCTCTCCCCGCAGGAGATCGCGGTGCTGCCGGTCGACCTGCAGTTCAACGTCCCGACCATCAGCTGTGCGCAGCTCGACAAGCGGCCGCCGGCGTCGATCAAGCAGGAGAAGCAGCAGGCCGTCGCCTGTGAGGCCGGCGCCAAGTACCTGCTGGACGAGGCGAAGGTGGTCGGCACCGACGTCAAGAACGCGTCCGCCCAGCTCGACGAGGCCAGCGCCTGGGTGGTGAGCCTGAACTTCACCAGCAAGGGCCAGGAGAAGTGGACCGCGCTGACCCGCGAGTCGTTCACCAACGAGGGCCAGGCCTGCGACGCGACCGCGCTCGGTCAGGGCGGCAAGTGCCGGGTCGCCGTGGTGCTGGACAACGAGATCATCTCGTCGCCGGAGATCCAGGCCGTGCTGACCGGTGATTCGCAGATCACCGGCAGCTTCGACAGCGAATCCGCCAACAAGCTGGCCAGCCAGCTGCGCTACGGCGCCCTGCCGGTGACCTTCCACCAGGCGGAGGCGCAGAACGTCACCGCGACCCTGGGCGACAGCCACCTCAAGGCGGGCCTCCTCGCGGCCGGCATCGGCATGCTGCTGGTCATCATCTACTCGTTCTTCTACTACCGGCTGCTCGGCTCGGTCATCTTCCTCAGCCTGGTGCTCTCGGGCCTGCTGGTCTTCGGCTCCCTGGTGGTGCTCGGCCGGTCGATCGGCTTCACCCTCACCCTCGCCGGCCTCGCCGGCATGATCGTCTCGCTCGGTGTGGCGGCGGACTCGTTCGTCATCTACTTCGAGCGGCTCAAGGACGAGATCCGGGAGGGGCGCAGCCCGCGCAGCGCGGTGCCGCGGGCGTGGATCCGGGCCCGCCGGACGATCATCTCGGCGAACGCCATCACCCTGATGTCCGCCGTGGTGCTCTACATCGTGTCGGTCGGCGCGGTGAAGGGCTTCGCCTTCGCCCTCGGCCTGGCGACGGTCCTCGACCTGGTCGTCGTCTTCCTCTTCCGTCACCCGATCATGACGATGTTCGCCCGGACCCGGGCGTTCCTGTCCCCGCGGGTCAGCGGTCTCGGTCGGGCCCTGCCGCCCCGGTCGGTCGAGCAGGCCACCGCCCGCACGCGCGTCAAGGAGGCCTGA
- the yajC gene encoding preprotein translocase subunit YajC, with protein MYYAASGGGAGGLTPILMIALLFGVMYFMMIRPQQKRRREAEQMQSALAPGDEVVTIGGLYGTVTGVDDETVHLEVAPGVQTRYARPAIARVVKQAERPETIESVTEDAEPVKE; from the coding sequence GTGTACTACGCAGCGAGTGGTGGGGGAGCCGGCGGACTGACGCCGATCCTGATGATCGCTCTGCTCTTCGGCGTCATGTATTTCATGATGATCCGCCCCCAGCAGAAGCGCCGCCGGGAGGCCGAGCAGATGCAGTCCGCGCTCGCCCCGGGCGACGAGGTGGTCACCATCGGCGGGCTCTACGGCACGGTCACCGGTGTCGACGACGAGACCGTCCACCTGGAGGTCGCACCGGGCGTCCAGACCCGGTACGCGCGCCCGGCGATCGCCCGGGTGGTCAAGCAGGCCGAGCGCCCCGAGACGATCGAGTCGGTCACCGAGGACGCGGAGCCGGTCAAGGAATGA
- the ruvA gene encoding Holliday junction branch migration protein RuvA yields the protein MIASVRGTVTATGPDHAVVEVGGIGLAVQCAPGTLAELRVGQPARLATSLVVREDSLTLYGFADDDAKQLFELLQTASGVGPRLAQAVLAVHTPDAVRKAIANADTAALTRVPGIGKKGAERLVLELRDRIGPVPVGPDGAAGVTAGAWPEQVRQALVGLGWTAAQAEQAVAAVAETVDGATPPVPVLLKQAIRLLGRTR from the coding sequence ATGATCGCCAGCGTGCGCGGCACGGTGACCGCGACCGGTCCGGACCACGCGGTGGTGGAGGTGGGCGGCATCGGCCTGGCCGTGCAGTGCGCGCCGGGCACCCTGGCCGAGCTGCGGGTCGGCCAGCCGGCCCGGCTCGCCACCAGCCTGGTCGTCCGGGAGGACTCGCTCACCCTCTACGGTTTCGCCGACGACGACGCCAAGCAGCTGTTCGAGCTGCTCCAGACCGCCAGCGGGGTCGGGCCCCGGCTGGCCCAGGCGGTGCTCGCCGTGCACACCCCGGACGCGGTGCGCAAGGCCATCGCCAATGCCGACACCGCCGCGCTGACCCGGGTGCCCGGCATCGGCAAGAAGGGGGCCGAGCGGCTCGTCCTCGAGTTGCGTGATCGGATCGGCCCGGTGCCGGTCGGGCCGGACGGCGCCGCCGGGGTGACCGCCGGCGCCTGGCCCGAGCAGGTGCGCCAGGCCCTGGTCGGGCTCGGCTGGACGGCCGCCCAGGCCGAGCAGGCCGTCGCCGCCGTCGCGGAGACCGTCGACGGCGCGACTCCGCCGGTGCCGGTCCTGCTCAAGCAGGCCATCCGCCTCCTGGGCCGGACCCGATGA
- the ruvC gene encoding crossover junction endodeoxyribonuclease RuvC, translated as MRVLGVDPGLTRCGVGVVEGVPGRPCTLVAYYVVHTDPEDELPLRLLHLDRSLTDLVAEHRPDAVAVERVFSQHNVRTVMGTAQASGIAVLAGARAGLPVQTYTPSEVKAAVTGSGQADKAQMTMMVTRLLRLPEPPRPADAADALALAICHVWRGGTRSKLAAAAERARGGRTR; from the coding sequence GTGCGGGTGCTCGGCGTCGACCCGGGGTTGACCCGGTGTGGGGTCGGCGTGGTCGAGGGCGTGCCGGGCCGTCCCTGCACCCTGGTCGCCTACTACGTCGTCCACACCGATCCGGAGGACGAGCTGCCGCTGCGCCTGCTGCACCTGGACCGCTCGCTCACCGACCTGGTCGCCGAGCACCGGCCGGACGCCGTGGCCGTGGAGCGGGTGTTCAGCCAGCACAACGTCCGCACGGTGATGGGCACGGCCCAGGCCAGCGGGATCGCCGTGCTGGCCGGGGCGCGGGCCGGGCTGCCGGTGCAGACGTACACCCCGAGCGAGGTCAAGGCGGCGGTGACCGGTTCCGGCCAGGCCGACAAGGCGCAGATGACCATGATGGTCACCCGGCTGCTGCGGCTGCCCGAGCCGCCGCGGCCCGCCGACGCCGCCGACGCCCTGGCCCTGGCCATCTGCCATGTCTGGCGCGGCGGCACCCGGTCGAAGCTGGCCGCCGCGGCCGAGCGGGCACGAGGAGGAAGAACGCGATGA
- a CDS encoding 3-hydroxybutyrate dehydrogenase translates to MTAEPVAVPHVVRVDLSGRSALVTGGGSGIGRACALRLAAAGAAVLVVDRNVEAAKAVAAEAGGRAEGIDLADTAAVDRLDAAVDIVVNNAGLQHVASVPDFPVERFEYIQRVMVEAPFLLIRRALPHMYGRGWGRIVNISSVHGLRASPYKSAYVSAKHALEGLSKVVALEGAAHGVTANCINPAYVRTPLVESQIADQAATHGIGEDEVVEKIMLARAAIKRLIEPEEVAELVAYLCSPPAGFITGASIALDGGWTAN, encoded by the coding sequence ATGACGGCAGAACCCGTGGCGGTCCCCCACGTCGTGCGCGTCGACCTCTCCGGTCGTAGCGCCTTGGTGACCGGTGGTGGCAGCGGCATCGGACGGGCCTGCGCCCTGCGTCTGGCGGCGGCCGGCGCGGCGGTGCTGGTGGTCGACCGCAACGTGGAGGCGGCCAAGGCGGTGGCCGCCGAGGCGGGCGGCCGGGCCGAGGGCATCGACCTGGCCGACACGGCGGCGGTGGACCGGCTCGACGCCGCCGTGGACATCGTGGTCAACAACGCCGGCCTGCAGCACGTCGCGTCGGTGCCGGACTTCCCCGTCGAGCGCTTCGAGTACATCCAGCGGGTGATGGTGGAGGCGCCCTTCCTGCTGATCCGGCGGGCGCTGCCGCACATGTACGGGCGGGGCTGGGGCCGGATCGTCAACATCTCCTCGGTGCACGGGCTGCGCGCCTCGCCGTACAAGTCGGCGTACGTGTCGGCGAAGCACGCCCTGGAGGGGCTGTCGAAGGTGGTGGCGCTGGAGGGCGCCGCACACGGGGTGACCGCCAACTGCATCAACCCGGCGTACGTGCGGACTCCGCTGGTGGAGAGCCAGATCGCCGACCAGGCCGCCACGCACGGAATCGGCGAGGACGAGGTGGTCGAGAAGATCATGCTGGCCCGGGCGGCGATCAAGCGGCTGATCGAGCCGGAGGAGGTGGCGGAGCTGGTCGCGTACCTCTGCTCCCCGCCGGCCGGGTTCATCACCGGCGCCTCGATCGCCCTCGACGGGGGCTGGACGGCCAACTAG
- a CDS encoding helix-turn-helix domain-containing protein, whose amino-acid sequence MSVMSSPVEFLELLAREAAAVEFEGPLIAARAAGLPPERLAELEQAKVVALRVRALLERRRRREIELSGLYDTASDLAGLRDLDDVLRAIVHRARILLGTDVAYMTLNDDERGDTYMRVTDGSISARFQRLRLPMGAGLGGLVAQTGTPYVTANYPEDERFHHTGEIDAGVGEEGLVAILGVPLRLGSSVIGVLYAANRSARPFAREEVSLLVSLAAHAAVAIDTARLLAETRSALAELSAANSTIRAHSSSVERAAAAHDRMTALVVRGGGMEDVAAAVTEVLGGELLALDAEGRRLARVGEIEEPDRADMVEAVAASRTEGRSVRRGPLWYAAVVAGAENLGALVLRPDGALADADQRILERAALVTALLLLFRRTVAEAEGRVRGELLDDLIARPLRDTDALRSRARRLGVDLDAPHVLVAVGDDAIAATGSARQRVLSWATTYASTRAGLAAARDGRVVLMLPGKDAGGAARAVARDLSRVTGRPVTAGASGPSTGPASLATIFTEAERCLTALGALGRAGQGASTAELGFVGLLLGAVGDSGDQDVARFLTATVGPVVDYDARRGTALVKTLEAYFGMGGSLARAAEQLHVHVNTVTQRLERVGQLLGADWQKPERALEVQLALRLHRLRTTTG is encoded by the coding sequence ATGTCGGTCATGTCGTCGCCGGTCGAGTTCCTGGAACTGCTGGCCCGGGAGGCCGCCGCGGTGGAGTTCGAGGGGCCGCTCATCGCGGCCCGCGCCGCCGGCCTGCCGCCCGAGCGGCTGGCCGAGCTGGAGCAGGCGAAGGTGGTGGCGCTGCGGGTCCGCGCGCTGCTGGAGCGCCGGCGCCGCCGGGAGATCGAGCTCTCCGGCCTGTACGACACGGCCAGCGACCTGGCCGGGCTGCGCGACCTGGACGACGTGCTGCGGGCGATCGTGCACCGGGCCCGGATCCTGCTCGGCACGGACGTGGCGTACATGACGCTCAACGACGACGAGCGCGGCGACACCTACATGCGGGTCACCGACGGCTCGATCTCGGCCCGGTTCCAGCGGCTGCGGCTGCCGATGGGTGCCGGCCTGGGCGGGCTGGTGGCCCAGACCGGCACCCCCTACGTGACCGCGAACTATCCGGAGGACGAGCGGTTCCACCACACCGGGGAGATCGACGCCGGGGTGGGCGAGGAGGGCCTGGTGGCCATCCTCGGCGTGCCGTTGCGGCTCGGCTCGAGCGTGATCGGCGTGCTCTACGCGGCCAACCGGTCGGCCCGCCCGTTCGCCCGGGAGGAGGTGTCGCTGCTGGTCTCCCTCGCGGCGCACGCGGCGGTGGCGATCGACACCGCCCGGCTGCTGGCGGAGACCCGCTCGGCACTGGCGGAGCTGTCCGCGGCGAACAGCACGATCCGGGCGCACAGCAGCTCGGTGGAGCGGGCCGCCGCCGCCCACGACCGGATGACCGCCCTGGTGGTGCGCGGCGGCGGAATGGAGGACGTGGCGGCGGCGGTCACCGAGGTGCTCGGCGGGGAGCTGCTGGCGCTGGACGCCGAGGGGCGGCGGCTGGCCCGGGTGGGCGAGATCGAGGAACCGGACCGGGCGGACATGGTGGAGGCGGTGGCCGCGTCCCGGACCGAGGGGCGCAGCGTCCGCCGGGGTCCGCTCTGGTACGCCGCGGTGGTGGCCGGCGCGGAGAACCTGGGCGCGCTGGTGCTGCGCCCGGACGGGGCACTGGCCGACGCCGACCAGCGGATCCTGGAACGGGCCGCACTGGTGACCGCGCTGCTGCTGCTGTTCCGCCGGACCGTGGCCGAGGCGGAGGGACGGGTCCGGGGCGAGCTGCTGGACGACCTGATCGCCCGGCCGCTGCGGGACACCGACGCGCTGCGCAGCCGGGCCCGCCGGCTGGGAGTCGACCTGGACGCCCCGCACGTGCTGGTGGCCGTCGGCGACGACGCGATCGCCGCGACCGGTTCGGCCCGGCAGCGGGTGCTCTCCTGGGCCACCACGTACGCCTCGACCCGGGCCGGCCTGGCGGCGGCGCGGGACGGCCGGGTGGTGCTGATGCTGCCCGGCAAGGACGCCGGCGGCGCGGCGCGCGCGGTGGCCCGGGATCTGTCCCGGGTGACCGGCCGGCCGGTGACCGCCGGGGCGAGCGGCCCCTCCACCGGGCCGGCGTCGCTGGCCACCATCTTCACCGAGGCGGAACGCTGTCTGACCGCGCTGGGTGCGCTGGGTCGGGCCGGGCAGGGCGCGAGCACCGCCGAGCTGGGCTTCGTGGGGCTGCTGCTGGGTGCGGTCGGCGATTCGGGTGACCAGGACGTGGCCCGGTTCCTCACCGCGACGGTGGGGCCGGTGGTGGACTACGACGCCCGGCGGGGCACCGCGCTGGTCAAGACGCTGGAGGCGTACTTCGGGATGGGCGGCAGCCTGGCCCGGGCGGCGGAGCAGCTGCACGTGCACGTCAACACGGTGACCCAGCGGCTGGAGCGGGTCGGGCAGCTGCTGGGCGCCGACTGGCAGAAGCCGGAGCGGGCCCTGGAGGTCCAGCTCGCCCTCCGCCTGCACCGCCTACGCACCACCACCGGCTGA
- a CDS encoding TetR/AcrR family transcriptional regulator, translated as MSDMSSTADAPRSPGRPRSVRADEAIVQATLDLLAEGNTTIEALSIEAIAARAGVGKATIYRRWPGKAALLLDALRTLKGVVPQPTGHSVRDDLVLLVGAVGHNIDSRAAKIMPCLVPEVNRSPDHFQLYQNIIEPRRQVMREVLRRGVESGELRADLDIEVAMAMLTGPMLIQRMLHWHPELDDRILPERIVDGVLEGIRAR; from the coding sequence ATGTCTGACATGAGTTCCACCGCTGATGCTCCGCGGTCGCCCGGGCGACCGCGGAGCGTTCGCGCGGACGAGGCGATCGTGCAGGCCACCCTGGACCTGCTCGCCGAGGGCAACACGACGATCGAGGCGCTCTCCATCGAGGCGATCGCCGCCCGCGCCGGCGTGGGCAAGGCCACCATCTACCGCCGCTGGCCGGGCAAGGCCGCCCTGCTCCTCGACGCGTTGCGCACCCTCAAGGGAGTCGTACCGCAGCCCACCGGCCACTCCGTCCGGGACGACCTGGTGCTGCTCGTCGGAGCGGTCGGCCACAACATCGACTCGCGAGCCGCCAAGATCATGCCGTGCCTGGTGCCGGAGGTGAACCGGAGCCCGGACCACTTCCAGCTCTACCAGAACATCATCGAGCCCCGGCGGCAGGTGATGCGGGAGGTGCTGCGCCGCGGGGTGGAGAGCGGGGAACTCCGCGCCGACCTCGACATCGAGGTGGCGATGGCGATGCTCACCGGCCCGATGCTGATCCAGCGGATGCTGCACTGGCACCCCGAGCTGGATGACCGGATCCTGCCCGAGCGCATCGTGGACGGCGTCCTCGAGGGCATCCGCGCCCGCTGA
- a CDS encoding MFS transporter: MEPHENTGHPRRWAILGVLVISLLVVVLDNTILNVALRTLADPVHGLGASQGELEWAINSYTLVFAGLLFTFGVLGDRLGRKRFLLVGLALFGLASLLSAYAQDPAQLIGARALMGVGGAAIMPVTLSIISNVFDPRERARAIGVWAGAVGLAVAIGPVLGGALLEHYWWGSVFLINVPVVALGLVLVAALVPESRDPNPGRVDLLGVLLSVVGLVALTYGIIDGGEHGFGRLSVWAAIVGGLAVVAWFVAHELRSDHPSLDVRLFRVPRFAAPVAMVGLVFFAAMGVMFFGAFYLQLVRGYSPLESGLLFLPFAVAQLIFAPRSAAMVRRYGGRAVSTVGLLLTAAALGAFVLIDADTPIWIFSALGFVQGAGMANIMPPATESIMSALPREKAGVGSAVSNTVRQVAGALGVAVLGSVLSAVYRGEVASALAGLPAPARAAAEESISGAYAAAAQLGPAAPRLIAAANDSFVSAMHWAAALSALVAALGIVIVLRWMPGRPVLAPADARPATEPELAGSA; encoded by the coding sequence ATGGAACCGCACGAGAACACCGGACACCCGAGGAGGTGGGCGATCCTCGGGGTGCTGGTGATCAGCCTCCTCGTGGTCGTCCTCGACAACACGATCCTCAACGTCGCCCTGCGTACGCTCGCCGACCCGGTGCACGGGCTCGGCGCCAGCCAGGGCGAGCTGGAGTGGGCGATCAACTCCTACACGCTGGTCTTCGCCGGCCTGCTCTTCACCTTCGGTGTCCTGGGCGACCGGCTCGGCCGGAAGCGGTTCCTGCTGGTCGGCCTGGCGCTGTTCGGGCTGGCGTCGCTGCTGTCGGCGTACGCCCAGGACCCGGCGCAGCTGATCGGCGCCCGCGCGCTGATGGGTGTCGGCGGCGCGGCCATCATGCCGGTGACGCTCTCGATCATCTCCAACGTGTTCGACCCGCGGGAGCGGGCCCGGGCCATCGGCGTGTGGGCCGGGGCGGTCGGCCTGGCCGTGGCGATCGGTCCGGTCCTCGGCGGTGCCCTGCTGGAGCACTACTGGTGGGGCTCGGTCTTCCTGATCAACGTGCCGGTGGTGGCGCTCGGCCTGGTGCTGGTCGCCGCGCTGGTGCCGGAGTCCCGGGACCCGAACCCGGGCCGGGTGGACCTGCTCGGCGTGCTGTTGTCCGTGGTCGGCCTGGTCGCCCTCACCTACGGCATCATCGACGGCGGCGAGCACGGCTTCGGCCGGCTGTCGGTCTGGGCCGCGATCGTCGGCGGCCTCGCGGTGGTGGCCTGGTTCGTCGCCCACGAGTTGCGCAGCGACCACCCCTCGCTGGACGTCCGGCTGTTCCGGGTGCCCCGGTTCGCCGCCCCGGTGGCGATGGTCGGGCTGGTCTTCTTCGCCGCGATGGGCGTGATGTTTTTCGGTGCCTTCTACCTGCAGCTGGTACGCGGCTACAGCCCGCTGGAGAGCGGCCTGCTCTTCCTGCCGTTCGCGGTCGCCCAGCTGATCTTCGCCCCGCGCAGCGCCGCCATGGTCCGCCGCTACGGCGGGCGGGCGGTCTCCACGGTCGGGTTGCTGCTCACCGCCGCCGCGCTCGGCGCGTTCGTCCTCATCGACGCGGACACGCCGATCTGGATCTTCTCGGCGTTGGGCTTCGTCCAGGGCGCCGGCATGGCCAACATCATGCCGCCGGCCACCGAGTCGATCATGTCGGCGCTGCCCCGGGAGAAGGCCGGCGTCGGCTCGGCGGTGAGCAACACCGTCCGCCAGGTCGCCGGCGCGCTCGGCGTGGCGGTGCTCGGCTCGGTGCTCTCCGCGGTCTACCGGGGCGAGGTCGCCTCGGCGCTGGCCGGCCTGCCCGCCCCGGCCCGGGCCGCGGCCGAGGAGTCGATCTCCGGTGCGTACGCGGCGGCGGCGCAGCTCGGCCCGGCGGCGCCGCGGCTGATCGCGGCGGCCAACGACTCGTTCGTCTCGGCGATGCACTGGGCCGCGGCGCTCTCCGCGCTGGTGGCCGCGCTGGGCATCGTCATCGTGCTCCGCTGGATGCCGGGCCGCCCGGTGCTCGCTCCGGCCGACGCCCGGCCGGCCACCGAACCGGAGTTGGCCGGGAGCGCGTAG
- a CDS encoding branched-chain amino acid ABC transporter permease codes for MTSAVDTPAEKSARPTPPSGLLTVARAPGWVRYALLVVGLVVAFWLPRGIYPAVAVDILCWALLAVSVDLLLGFTGLMSFGHAAFWGTSAYVTGLVAIHAGLPFPAAVLAGALAAALLALPIGHLAVKRTGIYFAMVTLAFAQMVYYVANEWRSVTKGENGLQGVPRSFFGVDLTDDYYFYYAILPIVLLGLLAAWRIVHSPFGRVLVGIRDNPARARALGYPVHRYKLTAFVLSGFLAGLGGGLFAVGHRFVSLDVLHWTTSGKAVIVVVLGGIGTLWGGVLGAALVVRLEDLLSYSGFEAIGLVTGGIFVLVVLLFRRGIWGSVAALALRFRRRSSR; via the coding sequence ATGACCAGCGCCGTCGACACCCCCGCCGAGAAGTCGGCCCGTCCCACCCCACCGTCCGGGCTGCTCACCGTCGCCCGGGCCCCCGGCTGGGTCCGGTACGCGCTGCTCGTCGTCGGCCTGGTCGTGGCGTTCTGGCTGCCCCGGGGGATCTACCCGGCGGTCGCGGTGGACATCCTCTGCTGGGCGCTCCTCGCGGTCTCGGTGGACCTGCTGCTCGGCTTCACCGGGCTGATGTCCTTCGGGCACGCCGCCTTCTGGGGCACTTCGGCGTACGTCACCGGCCTTGTGGCGATCCACGCCGGCCTGCCGTTCCCGGCCGCCGTGCTGGCCGGGGCCCTGGCCGCGGCGCTGCTCGCGTTGCCGATCGGCCACCTCGCGGTCAAGCGCACCGGGATCTACTTCGCGATGGTCACCCTGGCCTTCGCGCAGATGGTCTACTACGTGGCCAACGAGTGGCGCTCGGTCACCAAGGGCGAGAACGGCCTTCAGGGGGTGCCGCGCTCCTTCTTCGGCGTCGACCTGACCGACGACTACTACTTCTACTACGCCATCCTGCCGATCGTGCTGCTCGGCCTGCTCGCCGCCTGGCGGATCGTGCACTCGCCGTTCGGCCGGGTGCTGGTCGGCATCCGGGACAACCCGGCCCGGGCCCGCGCCCTCGGCTACCCGGTGCACCGGTACAAGCTGACCGCTTTCGTCCTCTCCGGCTTCCTCGCTGGGCTCGGCGGCGGGCTCTTCGCCGTCGGCCACCGGTTCGTCTCCCTCGACGTGCTGCACTGGACCACCTCCGGCAAGGCCGTCATCGTGGTGGTGCTCGGCGGCATCGGCACCCTCTGGGGCGGCGTGCTCGGGGCGGCGCTGGTGGTCCGCCTGGAGGACCTGCTGTCGTACTCCGGGTTCGAGGCGATCGGGCTGGTCACCGGCGGCATCTTCGTCCTGGTCGTGCTGCTGTTCCGGCGGGGGATCTGGGGGAGCGTCGCTGCCTTGGCCCTGCGGTTCCGTCGTCGCTCCTCGCGTTGA
- a CDS encoding branched-chain amino acid ABC transporter permease, whose translation MSGFAQNTFNGLVSGAFYALLALGLAVIFGMLRVVNFAHGAFYMLGAFGAYVLLAEAGVPFWAALVVMPLALGLLGMLLERAVIHRLTRLDPLYNFLLTFGLTLILQDLVKSRYGVQSSPYATPAELSGTVDFGLFDFPTYRVFILGFTVLLCVAVWWVLGRTRIGMVVRAATERPELTRAFGIDVGKWVTPVFGFGIALAGLAGVLAAPMRAVNPLMGADLIIVVFAVVVIGGLGSIFGSVAAGFGIGLIQAWGEAYLSEFPIVSQTVVFVVMAAVLLWRPAGLFGREEAPA comes from the coding sequence ATGTCCGGCTTCGCGCAGAACACGTTCAACGGGCTGGTGAGCGGGGCGTTCTACGCCCTGCTCGCCCTCGGGCTCGCGGTCATCTTCGGCATGCTCCGGGTGGTGAACTTCGCCCACGGGGCGTTCTACATGCTCGGCGCGTTCGGGGCGTACGTGCTGCTCGCCGAGGCGGGCGTGCCGTTCTGGGCGGCGCTGGTGGTGATGCCGCTCGCGCTGGGACTGCTCGGCATGCTCCTGGAGCGCGCGGTGATCCACCGGCTGACCCGGCTCGACCCGCTCTACAACTTCCTGCTCACCTTCGGCCTGACGCTGATCCTGCAGGACCTGGTCAAGTCCCGGTACGGCGTGCAGTCCAGCCCGTACGCCACACCGGCCGAGCTGAGCGGCACGGTCGACTTCGGGCTCTTCGACTTCCCCACCTACCGGGTGTTCATCCTCGGCTTCACCGTGCTGCTCTGCGTCGCGGTGTGGTGGGTGCTGGGGCGTACCCGGATCGGCATGGTGGTCCGGGCCGCCACCGAACGGCCCGAGCTGACCCGCGCCTTCGGCATCGACGTGGGGAAGTGGGTCACCCCGGTCTTCGGCTTCGGGATCGCGCTCGCCGGGCTGGCCGGGGTGCTCGCCGCCCCGATGCGCGCGGTGAACCCGCTGATGGGGGCCGACCTGATCATCGTGGTCTTCGCGGTGGTGGTGATCGGCGGCCTCGGCTCGATCTTCGGCTCGGTCGCCGCCGGCTTCGGCATCGGCCTGATCCAGGCCTGGGGCGAGGCGTACCTGTCGGAGTTCCCGATCGTGTCGCAGACCGTCGTCTTCGTGGTGATGGCCGCGGTGCTGCTCTGGCGCCCGGCCGGCCTGTTCGGCCGTGAGGAGGCACCCGCATGA